A stretch of Candidatus Bathyarchaeota archaeon DNA encodes these proteins:
- a CDS encoding heavy metal translocating P-type ATPase: MPRDPVCGMMVDAEKSIKRRVGDRTYYFCSEACARTYERPEQELKTMKRGVAMALLGIVSVALLRVLAMLGLVVAFMTITLAGISAWDLAFFVISTPIVWIAGWTIHYGAFKALKNRVINMDLLITVGVLAGWAYGVIATFFPIIAPGGHGYFEISIAILAFVMLGKFIEEAVRRKSAAAIRKLMELKPTIARVLRSEGEGEVPIDEVKPGDVLLVKPGEKIPVDGIVIDGYSAVDEKIITGESIPVEKRIGDEVIGGTINKTGVLKVKATKVGDEAALMQIVHLVEEAYASKAPIQKFADEVIKYFIPAVFAIASVAFIYWLLAKGFTAAFLVLLTVLLIACPCALGIATPTAILAGVGKGAEYGILLRGGEYVENARKLTMVIFDKTGTLTKGEPSVTNVVAFKNYDENKVLELAVAVEKNSEHPLAEAVLKAAVKAGVNILSVDYFEAVPGRGVKAVFNNNEVLLGNRKLMNEANIAIDEGNDLIAKFEEEGKTVMILAVNKELAGVIAVMDIVKNEAFEAINQLKNIGLKIAMLTGDNEKTAKAIANQLNIDMVFANVLPWEKAEVIKKLQKKGEIVAMVGDGVNDAPALAQADIGIALGSGTDIAKETGGIILIKDDLLDVPRGILLSKAVMKKIKQNLFWAFMYNTVLVPVAAVGLLSNYGGPVIAAAAMALSSLFVVTNAATLKLLKI; this comes from the coding sequence ATGCCGAGAGATCCTGTATGCGGAATGATGGTTGATGCAGAAAAATCTATTAAAAGGAGAGTGGGTGATCGAACTTACTATTTTTGCAGTGAAGCTTGCGCTAGAACCTATGAGCGGCCTGAGCAAGAATTAAAGACTATGAAGCGCGGGGTAGCTATGGCACTTTTAGGCATAGTTTCAGTTGCTTTACTACGAGTTCTAGCGATGCTAGGCTTAGTCGTCGCTTTCATGACTATAACTTTAGCTGGAATTTCAGCTTGGGATTTAGCATTTTTTGTAATTTCAACGCCAATTGTATGGATTGCTGGCTGGACCATTCATTATGGAGCTTTTAAAGCGCTTAAAAATCGCGTAATAAATATGGATTTATTAATAACTGTTGGCGTTTTAGCTGGTTGGGCGTATGGAGTGATTGCTACATTTTTTCCAATAATAGCTCCAGGCGGCCATGGTTACTTTGAAATTTCAATAGCTATTCTAGCTTTTGTTATGCTTGGAAAATTTATTGAAGAAGCTGTTAGACGAAAATCAGCTGCAGCTATTCGGAAGCTAATGGAGCTTAAACCAACTATCGCAAGAGTTTTAAGAAGCGAAGGTGAAGGTGAAGTTCCAATAGATGAAGTTAAGCCTGGAGATGTTTTGCTTGTTAAACCTGGAGAGAAAATCCCAGTTGATGGAATAGTTATAGATGGTTACTCGGCTGTAGATGAAAAAATAATTACTGGTGAAAGCATTCCAGTAGAGAAAAGGATTGGAGATGAAGTTATAGGCGGAACTATAAATAAAACAGGAGTATTAAAGGTGAAAGCAACTAAGGTAGGTGATGAAGCGGCTTTAATGCAAATAGTTCATTTAGTTGAGGAGGCTTATGCTTCTAAAGCACCTATTCAAAAGTTCGCTGATGAAGTAATTAAATATTTTATTCCAGCTGTTTTCGCTATAGCTAGCGTAGCTTTTATTTATTGGTTGCTTGCTAAAGGGTTTACCGCAGCCTTCCTAGTTTTATTAACCGTTTTATTAATTGCTTGTCCTTGCGCTTTAGGTATAGCTACACCAACCGCTATATTAGCTGGAGTTGGAAAAGGAGCTGAATATGGAATTCTTCTTAGAGGTGGAGAATATGTGGAAAATGCTAGAAAATTAACGATGGTGATATTTGATAAAACAGGAACATTAACTAAAGGAGAACCTTCAGTAACAAATGTAGTAGCGTTTAAAAATTATGATGAAAACAAAGTTTTAGAGTTAGCGGTGGCTGTTGAAAAAAATTCTGAGCATCCTTTAGCTGAAGCTGTTTTAAAAGCAGCTGTTAAAGCTGGCGTTAACATTTTAAGCGTTGATTATTTTGAGGCCGTCCCTGGAAGAGGTGTTAAAGCAGTTTTTAATAATAATGAAGTTTTGCTTGGAAATAGAAAGCTTATGAATGAAGCTAATATAGCTATAGATGAGGGAAACGATTTAATTGCAAAATTTGAGGAAGAAGGGAAAACGGTTATGATTCTTGCAGTTAATAAAGAGTTAGCTGGAGTTATAGCTGTTATGGATATAGTTAAAAATGAAGCTTTTGAAGCTATAAATCAACTTAAAAATATTGGCCTTAAAATTGCTATGCTTACAGGCGATAATGAGAAAACAGCTAAAGCTATAGCTAATCAGCTTAACATAGATATGGTTTTCGCTAATGTTTTACCATGGGAGAAAGCTGAAGTTATTAAAAAACTGCAGAAAAAAGGGGAGATTGTAGCTATGGTTGGAGATGGTGTTAATGATGCTCCAGCTTTAGCTCAAGCTGATATAGGAATTGCTTTAGGCAGCGGAACAGATATAGCTAAAGAAACAGGTGGAATAATTTTAATTAAAGATGATCTTCTTGATGTTCCACGTGGAATTTTATTAAGTAAAGCCGTTATGAAGAAGATTAAACAAAACTTGTTTTGGGCTTTTATGTATAATACGGTTTTAGTTCCTGTTGCAGCTGTAGGTTTATTAAGCAATTATGGTGGACCAGTAATAGCTGCTGCAGCCATGGCTTTAAGCTCGCTTTTCGTAGTTACTAATGCAGCCACATTAAAACTTCTTAAAATTTAA
- a CDS encoding YHS domain-containing protein, translated as MRDPVCGMNVDENASKFKSVYMGKTFYFCSLICKNKFDEDPKKYVK; from the coding sequence TTGAGGGACCCTGTATGCGGAATGAATGTAGATGAGAACGCATCTAAATTTAAAAGCGTTTATATGGGAAAAACCTTTTATTTCTGCTCTTTAATATGCAAAAATAAATTTGATGAAGACCCGAAAAAATATGTAAAATAA
- a CDS encoding ATP-binding protein, whose product MLEERFKSNKPEFIVIYGRRRVGKTELIKNFAKDKLNIYFLSDKRSDKEQLREIARKIGEFFNDDILITRGFEDWVQMFKYLKDKIKERIIFTIDEFPYLIAANKAIPSLFQKGWDEYLRETKIFLILCGSSIGMMERGVLSYKSPLYGRRTGQLFLDSLKFIDAQKFFTRYKLEQNIEAFAILGGIPAYLKQFDDSYSIEENIKKNILRKDSFLFNEPEFLLREELKEPKTYFSILKVISFGKTKLNEIATSLNMERNKVSMYLSVLENLKLIDRILPVTEKHPHKSRKGLYLIKDNFMRFWLRFVYPYKSELEMGELDNVLKNKIRPFFGQHVSFVFEDICKEFLVELNKRKRLPFSFEKIGKWWHKDKEIDLVALSSDTRQIAFFEVKWSELGLIDAKKLLEELKDKSKFVKWLNEKRREYFGLITKRIKNKEKLKRKGYLVFDLRDFTPVTPRI is encoded by the coding sequence GTGCTGGAAGAAAGATTCAAGTCGAACAAGCCAGAATTTATAGTAATTTATGGAAGAAGAAGAGTTGGCAAAACAGAACTTATAAAGAACTTTGCAAAAGATAAATTGAACATCTATTTTCTTTCCGATAAAAGAAGTGATAAAGAACAATTAAGAGAAATTGCCCGGAAAATTGGTGAGTTTTTTAATGATGATATTTTAATAACTCGAGGTTTTGAAGATTGGGTTCAAATGTTCAAATATCTTAAAGATAAAATAAAAGAAAGAATTATCTTTACTATAGACGAATTTCCGTATTTAATTGCAGCAAATAAAGCTATACCTTCTCTTTTCCAAAAGGGTTGGGACGAATATCTTAGAGAAACAAAAATCTTTCTCATTCTCTGTGGTTCCAGTATTGGAATGATGGAAAGAGGTGTATTGAGCTATAAATCACCTTTATACGGAAGGAGGACAGGGCAGCTTTTTCTCGATTCTTTAAAGTTTATTGATGCTCAAAAATTTTTCACACGTTATAAATTAGAACAAAACATAGAGGCTTTTGCTATTCTTGGAGGAATTCCAGCATACCTAAAACAGTTTGACGATTCTTATAGTATAGAGGAAAACATAAAGAAAAACATCCTCAGAAAAGATTCGTTCTTATTTAATGAACCCGAATTCTTGCTTAGGGAAGAATTAAAAGAACCAAAAACCTACTTTTCTATTTTAAAGGTTATTTCTTTTGGAAAAACGAAGTTGAACGAAATTGCAACAAGCTTAAATATGGAGAGAAATAAAGTGTCGATGTATTTGTCTGTGCTCGAAAATTTAAAACTTATTGATAGAATACTTCCAGTAACAGAAAAACATCCTCACAAATCCAGGAAAGGCTTATACTTAATAAAGGATAACTTCATGAGGTTCTGGTTGAGGTTTGTGTATCCATACAAGTCTGAGTTAGAGATGGGAGAGTTAGATAACGTGCTGAAAAATAAAATAAGACCTTTTTTTGGTCAACATGTCTCTTTTGTTTTTGAGGATATTTGTAAAGAGTTTCTTGTAGAATTGAATAAAAGAAAGAGACTTCCATTCAGCTTTGAAAAAATTGGTAAATGGTGGCATAAGGATAAAGAAATTGATTTGGTTGCATTGAGTTCGGATACACGACAAATAGCTTTTTTTGAAGTCAAATGGTCCGAATTAGGTTTAATTGACGCAAAAAAATTACTGGAAGAGTTGAAAGACAAATCGAAGTTTGTTAAGTGGTTAAACGAAAAAAGAAGGGAATATTTTGGTTTAATTACTAAAAGAATAAAGAATAAAGAAAAACTTAAGAGAAAGGGGTATCTTGTGTTTGATTTGAGGGATTTTACTCCTGTAACTCCTCGAATTTAA
- a CDS encoding ATP-binding protein, with amino-acid sequence MIQQFVDREAELRFLESKYLETSPQLIIVYGRRRVGKTELIKKFFQKKEGIYLLCTRDSLQENIKEMKRKFYEFTGKEYFLKLDTNSFFDLFKYAVEEIKDRKIIIIFDEFPYLIELQKGIISVFQKIWDELLKQKKVFLLLCGSSIGMMETEVLGYKSPLYGRRTGEWKVEPFKFKDIKSMFKKFSLEELVKVWCVFGGTPFYLTQMNPNFSIEDNIKAKILRKGEVLYNEPRILLKEEFREPRTYTLILKYLSLGYNSQGELSSVTGIEKGNLSKYLSVLEETHLIEYILPFGQKKRGIYVLNDPFFNFWFRFVYPNLSDLEVGLVDEVFSRIEPQLNAYYGMMFEQLVMELIKSKEIKIPFSFDWVGKWWYKDKEIDILALNRETKDILFSECKWGENIDAKKIVKELKDKSKFVQWYNDKREEHYAIFAKTFKKKFKEPNVFLFNLKDLEGVLK; translated from the coding sequence ATGATACAACAATTTGTTGACAGAGAAGCTGAATTAAGATTCTTAGAGAGCAAGTATCTGGAAACTTCTCCACAGTTAATAATCGTTTATGGAAGAAGAAGGGTTGGTAAAACAGAGCTAATTAAAAAATTCTTCCAAAAAAAGGAGGGAATATACCTTTTATGCACTCGTGATAGCTTACAAGAAAATATCAAAGAAATGAAAAGGAAATTTTATGAATTTACCGGTAAGGAATATTTTTTGAAACTGGACACAAATTCCTTTTTCGACCTGTTTAAGTATGCAGTTGAGGAAATTAAAGACAGAAAAATCATCATCATTTTTGATGAATTTCCGTATTTAATCGAGTTGCAAAAAGGTATAATTTCAGTCTTTCAAAAAATTTGGGATGAACTGTTGAAACAAAAAAAAGTATTTTTGCTTCTATGCGGCTCAAGTATAGGAATGATGGAGACGGAGGTTTTGGGTTACAAAAGTCCTCTTTACGGCAGGAGAACTGGAGAGTGGAAAGTTGAACCGTTTAAGTTTAAAGATATAAAAAGTATGTTTAAAAAATTTTCCTTGGAAGAGCTTGTGAAGGTTTGGTGCGTTTTTGGTGGCACTCCCTTCTATTTAACTCAAATGAACCCAAACTTTTCTATTGAAGACAATATAAAAGCTAAGATTTTAAGAAAAGGCGAGGTTCTCTACAATGAACCGAGAATACTTTTAAAGGAAGAATTCAGAGAGCCAAGGACCTATACACTTATTCTAAAATACCTTTCGCTAGGGTATAATTCTCAAGGTGAGCTATCCTCGGTTACTGGGATAGAGAAGGGCAATCTTTCAAAATACCTTTCTGTATTGGAAGAAACACACTTAATAGAATATATTTTACCTTTTGGTCAGAAAAAAAGAGGGATATATGTTTTAAATGACCCATTCTTTAATTTTTGGTTCAGGTTTGTGTACCCAAATTTATCTGACCTTGAAGTAGGTCTTGTTGATGAAGTATTTTCAAGAATTGAACCACAACTAAATGCATACTATGGTATGATGTTTGAGCAACTGGTTATGGAGCTCATAAAATCCAAGGAAATAAAGATTCCATTTAGTTTTGATTGGGTTGGAAAATGGTGGTATAAAGATAAAGAAATTGATATCTTAGCTTTAAACAGAGAGACAAAAGATATATTGTTTTCTGAATGCAAGTGGGGAGAGAATATTGATGCAAAGAAGATTGTTAAGGAGTTAAAAGATAAATCTAAATTTGTTCAATGGTATAATGATAAAAGAGAAGAGCATTATGCAATATTTGCTAAAACCTTCAAGAAAAAGTTTAAAGAGCCTAACGTTTTTCTATTTAATCTGAAAGATTTAGAGGGGGTTTTGAAGTAG
- a CDS encoding permease: MEKIKKAIKACVILAFITVVFGLLIYSRIQAYSLAPTTSPIKLRGYPLWQIPIVYLYDYFSHGTICLLFAFTTAGLIYEFAPKEAITKYMGSSKALGYGLALGMAPFLTVCSCTMVPLFGGILYAGAGIGPAITFLLMAPASNILAILLTGELISWELAGVRIIASITVALTAGIVISKTPWGKNVEKEHQINNSTSAMAKIEVVKPPLDERLWAALKFGWYLAKQILPYFILGLIAVSYLEAFLPEEIIKKYLTGVNGVLLASVLGGPLYTPTLVEIVLGRGIWFREGVILSKGALLAWLMGQPYDFANALAVSRIAKWKVVATYMIIAWAGSVTFGLLYGMLSSSL; this comes from the coding sequence ATGGAAAAAATAAAAAAAGCTATTAAAGCCTGCGTAATCTTAGCTTTCATAACGGTTGTTTTTGGACTTTTAATCTACAGCCGTATACAAGCATATTCACTAGCGCCTACAACTTCGCCTATTAAGCTTCGTGGCTATCCATTATGGCAAATTCCAATAGTTTATCTATATGATTATTTCAGCCATGGAACAATATGCTTACTATTCGCCTTTACGACTGCAGGTTTAATATACGAGTTTGCGCCAAAAGAAGCGATTACAAAATATATGGGAAGCAGCAAAGCTTTAGGGTATGGGCTTGCTCTTGGAATGGCGCCTTTTCTAACGGTTTGCTCATGCACAATGGTGCCACTTTTCGGTGGAATCCTATACGCTGGAGCTGGCATAGGACCAGCAATAACTTTTCTTTTAATGGCTCCAGCATCCAACATACTGGCAATTTTGCTTACAGGCGAGCTTATATCATGGGAGCTTGCAGGCGTTCGAATCATAGCCTCTATCACAGTAGCTTTAACTGCTGGTATAGTAATATCTAAAACTCCATGGGGAAAAAATGTTGAAAAAGAACATCAAATAAACAATTCAACATCAGCGATGGCTAAAATTGAAGTTGTTAAACCACCGTTAGACGAGAGGCTTTGGGCTGCATTAAAATTTGGATGGTATTTAGCGAAGCAAATCCTACCATACTTTATATTAGGCTTAATTGCTGTAAGCTATTTGGAAGCTTTTCTTCCAGAGGAGATAATAAAAAAATATTTAACTGGAGTGAATGGTGTGCTATTGGCTTCAGTGTTAGGTGGACCTCTTTACACTCCAACATTAGTTGAAATAGTTTTAGGAAGGGGTATATGGTTTAGAGAAGGTGTAATCCTTTCGAAAGGTGCATTGCTTGCTTGGCTTATGGGGCAACCCTACGATTTCGCTAACGCTTTAGCGGTTTCAAGAATAGCTAAATGGAAGGTTGTAGCCACTTATATGATTATAGCTTGGGCTGGAAGCGTAACTTTCGGCTTGCTTTATGGCATGTTAAGCAGTTCACTGTAA
- a CDS encoding winged helix-turn-helix transcriptional regulator: MKNLRFKAKVFKALSDPIRLEILEYLRSGEKCVCEIVSHLGIAQPLVSRHLAILKRCGLVKDKREENRRFYSITNLAVFKVIDAASADLLDALAKHVVEQIA; encoded by the coding sequence ATGAAAAACTTGAGGTTTAAGGCTAAAGTGTTTAAAGCTCTATCAGATCCTATAAGGCTTGAAATTCTAGAGTATTTGCGCAGCGGTGAAAAATGCGTCTGCGAGATTGTCTCCCATTTGGGGATAGCTCAACCACTGGTTTCACGACACCTCGCTATACTGAAAAGATGCGGACTTGTAAAAGATAAACGAGAGGAGAACAGGAGGTTTTACTCCATTACTAATCTAGCCGTGTTTAAGGTTATTGACGCCGCTAGCGCTGATTTGTTGGATGCCCTTGCAAAACATGTAGTTGAACAGATTGCGTGA
- a CDS encoding zinc-ribbon domain-containing protein, giving the protein MNIKFFSSLFLTLLAFSVFVGVFQQSANAWEAKVKYFVACKNVDESKRPPTPIDVSTVFSTNDEKIHLFIHLEDVEGPIKVTIKLFKPDGTLFDEVDSGWYKEKYNWVTFYPWLKISEIQNLIGEWRAEAYLNGNLASTLKFTLSQASEIKIIGKSMSLAEGEPFYIGDVLTIKYTLRNEGTTTAKNIVFKFEDITPSEGLIVIEASPPKDLSPGESGEWIIKIKAETPGEYTAVLRLYESESKVTEGNWQITVSLPELQVIEKKISPSEEEPFYVGDVATLTYIIKNNSEGKVKGVKVYVELPDGLKLVSASPAKDLMPEEVGEWIIKIKAEKPGDYKGKIILSVMDAKIAEGELTVKALSKPASSFIGILTIAIIALIIIAVVAVIFMKKKKAASSKALESSTPQIDKRFCVKCGAEIPIDAKYCLKCGTAQ; this is encoded by the coding sequence TTGAATATAAAATTTTTCTCCAGCTTGTTTTTAACGCTTTTAGCTTTTTCAGTTTTTGTTGGTGTTTTTCAACAATCAGCAAATGCTTGGGAAGCTAAAGTTAAATATTTTGTTGCTTGCAAAAATGTTGATGAAAGCAAGAGGCCGCCTACCCCAATCGATGTATCAACAGTTTTTTCAACTAATGATGAAAAAATACATCTTTTCATTCATTTAGAAGATGTAGAAGGCCCAATTAAAGTAACTATTAAATTGTTTAAACCTGATGGAACGCTTTTTGACGAGGTAGATTCCGGATGGTATAAAGAAAAATATAATTGGGTTACGTTTTACCCTTGGCTAAAAATATCTGAAATACAAAATCTTATTGGAGAATGGCGTGCTGAAGCATACTTAAATGGAAATTTAGCTTCAACATTAAAGTTTACGCTTTCTCAAGCTTCAGAAATAAAAATTATAGGTAAAAGCATGTCGCTAGCTGAAGGAGAACCATTTTATATAGGCGATGTTTTAACAATAAAATATACTTTAAGAAATGAAGGCACAACCACAGCTAAAAATATTGTTTTTAAATTTGAGGATATAACGCCTAGCGAAGGCTTAATTGTAATTGAAGCTTCTCCACCTAAAGATTTATCGCCTGGAGAATCAGGAGAATGGATTATAAAGATTAAAGCTGAAACGCCGGGTGAATACACAGCTGTTTTAAGGCTTTATGAGTCTGAATCGAAAGTTACTGAAGGCAATTGGCAAATAACTGTTAGTTTACCAGAGCTTCAAGTAATTGAAAAGAAGATATCTCCTAGCGAAGAAGAACCATTTTATGTTGGAGATGTAGCTACATTAACCTATATTATCAAAAATAATAGTGAAGGAAAAGTTAAAGGTGTTAAAGTTTACGTTGAGTTACCTGATGGTTTAAAGTTGGTTAGCGCTTCTCCAGCTAAAGATTTAATGCCTGAAGAAGTGGGAGAATGGATTATAAAGATTAAAGCTGAAAAACCTGGAGATTATAAAGGGAAAATTATTCTTAGCGTTATGGATGCGAAAATTGCTGAAGGCGAGCTTACAGTTAAAGCTTTATCGAAGCCAGCTTCCAGCTTTATAGGAATCTTAACTATAGCAATTATAGCCTTAATAATAATAGCTGTTGTAGCAGTAATATTCATGAAGAAAAAGAAAGCAGCATCCTCAAAAGCTTTAGAATCTTCAACTCCTCAAATAGATAAAAGATTTTGCGTAAAATGCGGAGCAGAAATCCCTATAGACGCTAAATACTGCTTAAAATGTGGTACAGCACAGTAA
- a CDS encoding endonuclease III codes for MINNNNIDEVISLIEAQIKKFNVPYVTQISNEERDPFKTLVSTVLSSRTRDEVTKNASQKLFLKVKNPNDLMNLPIKEVEKLIYPVGFYRVKAKNLKKLGEELIKKYNGKIPDSIEELIKLPGVGRKTANLVVTLGFNKDGICVDTHVHRIVNRWGYVKTKTPKETEYALREKLPKKYWRKINSLLVAFGKNVCTPISPKCSNCKLNNICLKVNIKKFR; via the coding sequence TTGATAAATAACAATAATATTGATGAAGTTATTTCTTTAATTGAAGCGCAAATTAAAAAATTTAATGTTCCTTATGTAACTCAAATATCTAATGAAGAAAGAGATCCATTTAAAACTCTTGTTTCAACAGTTTTAAGCTCAAGAACAAGAGATGAAGTAACAAAAAATGCTTCTCAAAAATTATTTTTGAAAGTAAAGAATCCTAATGATTTAATGAATCTTCCAATAAAAGAAGTGGAGAAGTTAATTTATCCAGTTGGATTTTATAGAGTTAAAGCTAAAAATTTAAAGAAGTTAGGAGAAGAATTAATTAAAAAATATAATGGTAAAATTCCAGATTCAATAGAAGAATTAATTAAATTGCCTGGCGTTGGGAGAAAAACAGCGAATTTAGTTGTAACTCTTGGGTTTAATAAAGATGGTATATGCGTTGACACTCATGTTCATAGAATTGTTAATAGATGGGGTTATGTTAAAACGAAAACACCTAAAGAAACAGAATACGCTTTAAGAGAGAAGCTTCCGAAAAAATATTGGAGAAAAATAAATTCTTTACTTGTTGCTTTTGGTAAAAATGTATGCACACCAATTTCTCCAAAATGCTCCAATTGCAAATTAAATAATATCTGCTTAAAAGTTAATATTAAAAAATTTAGGTGA
- the wrbA gene encoding NAD(P)H:quinone oxidoreductase: MYRHIFKMVEAVVEGVKEAGGELVVRQVAELIPEEKWIENMKKAREAMKNILVADPRKDLKGIDGLIVGTPTRFGNMCAQMRNFWDQTSQDWAEGMLIGKPAAVFTSSATQHGGQETTIISTMITLLHHGCILVGLPYSFKEQMTLEEVTGGSPYGASTISGGMGERMPSKLELKMAEGLGKHLTEEAKKLMR, from the coding sequence ATGTATAGGCATATTTTTAAAATGGTTGAAGCTGTAGTAGAAGGGGTTAAAGAAGCTGGTGGTGAACTGGTTGTTAGGCAAGTTGCTGAGCTTATTCCTGAAGAAAAATGGATCGAAAATATGAAGAAAGCGAGAGAAGCTATGAAAAATATTCTAGTTGCTGATCCTAGAAAAGATCTTAAAGGGATTGATGGTTTAATTGTTGGTACTCCAACTAGATTTGGTAATATGTGCGCTCAAATGAGAAATTTTTGGGATCAAACTAGTCAAGATTGGGCTGAAGGGATGCTTATTGGTAAACCTGCAGCAGTTTTTACAAGTTCAGCAACTCAACATGGAGGTCAAGAAACCACAATTATCTCAACAATGATTACACTTTTGCATCATGGATGTATTTTAGTTGGTTTACCATACTCTTTTAAAGAACAGATGACTTTAGAGGAAGTTACAGGAGGTTCACCTTATGGAGCCTCAACAATTTCTGGAGGCATGGGTGAGCGGATGCCTTCAAAGCTTGAATTAAAAATGGCTGAAGGTTTAGGGAAGCATTTAACTGAAGAAGCGAAGAAATTAATGCGTTAA
- a CDS encoding PIN domain-containing protein, which translates to MILDTIYLLPLARIAIDLDLLDAIAKGKTSLKLEDITVSLISIFELQAKAAKLMVPAEFVVKATNAIFNAFKVEPFYKPEIIKVSYELKKLIPDYIDCVIVATAIMLKENLITEDSLILANAEAIKKEYGVNVLSFKDVVK; encoded by the coding sequence ATGATTCTAGACACTATATACTTACTACCTCTTGCGCGGATTGCTATAGACCTTGATTTATTGGATGCGATAGCTAAAGGAAAAACTAGTTTAAAGCTTGAGGATATAACAGTAAGCTTAATCTCTATATTTGAGCTTCAAGCAAAAGCTGCAAAGCTTATGGTTCCAGCTGAATTTGTAGTTAAAGCTACAAATGCGATATTTAATGCTTTTAAAGTTGAACCCTTTTATAAACCTGAAATAATTAAAGTTAGCTACGAGCTGAAGAAATTAATTCCAGATTATATAGATTGCGTGATAGTAGCTACAGCTATTATGCTAAAGGAAAACTTAATTACTGAAGACTCTTTAATTTTAGCCAACGCTGAAGCGATAAAAAAAGAGTACGGTGTAAATGTGTTAAGCTTTAAGGATGTTGTCAAATAG
- a CDS encoding type 1 glutamine amidotransferase, which yields MKRKALIFVDEEFEDVELIYPYYRLQEAGFKVYFIGSEANKIYKGKRGISVTSNLSPKNLNINEYDVIIIPGGRAPDKMRMNKELVDLIKEAFKKGKIIAAICHGPQMLIEADVIKGRKVTGYKSISTDLKNAGAKFIDEPVVVDGNIITSRKPDDLPYFCKEILNALTRLNE from the coding sequence TTGAAGAGAAAAGCATTAATTTTTGTTGATGAAGAATTTGAAGATGTTGAATTAATTTATCCATATTATAGGCTTCAAGAAGCTGGATTTAAAGTGTATTTTATTGGTTCTGAAGCTAACAAAATTTATAAAGGGAAAAGAGGCATTTCTGTAACTTCAAATTTATCTCCTAAAAATTTAAACATAAATGAATATGATGTAATCATTATTCCTGGTGGAAGAGCGCCAGATAAAATGAGAATGAATAAAGAACTTGTTGATTTAATTAAAGAAGCTTTTAAAAAAGGAAAGATTATTGCTGCAATATGCCATGGACCCCAAATGCTTATAGAAGCAGATGTAATTAAGGGAAGAAAAGTTACAGGATATAAATCTATATCCACAGACTTAAAAAATGCTGGAGCAAAATTTATAGATGAACCGGTAGTTGTTGATGGAAATATTATTACCTCAAGAAAACCGGATGATTTACCATATTTCTGTAAAGAAATCCTTAACGCTTTAACAAGGCTTAACGAATAA
- a CDS encoding putative zinc-binding protein, whose amino-acid sequence MVESGEWQEGMPTHKNMLFSCFGGLSNTGLTSALACLEVVKELGLEKVAIGCLPSVPLCVKPVLSKAKAAKKIITVDGCPFECARKTIEAAGFKIAKSVVLTRDIGMKKMALHTDIGKGLGVEKYISQEDIKKAKELIIKAIMEK is encoded by the coding sequence ATGGTTGAAAGTGGAGAATGGCAAGAGGGCATGCCGACTCACAAGAACATGCTTTTCTCATGTTTTGGCGGTTTATCCAACACTGGATTAACAAGCGCATTAGCCTGTTTAGAGGTAGTTAAGGAGCTTGGCTTAGAAAAGGTGGCTATTGGCTGTCTACCATCGGTGCCTCTTTGTGTAAAGCCTGTTTTGAGCAAAGCTAAAGCTGCAAAGAAAATAATAACTGTGGACGGTTGCCCATTTGAATGCGCAAGAAAAACCATAGAGGCTGCTGGCTTCAAGATAGCGAAAAGCGTTGTGCTTACCAGGGATATAGGTATGAAAAAGATGGCTTTGCATACGGATATTGGCAAGGGTTTAGGCGTTGAAAAATACATTTCCCAAGAAGACATAAAGAAGGCTAAGGAATTGATTATAAAGGCGATTATGGAGAAATGA
- a CDS encoding thioredoxin family protein, whose product MKEVKLEVIGPEPPCMRCQAVKKTVEKVAEKLKQVGVIVNIERVNIMSKDVIQKYGVLVSPAIAINDTVKVMGRIPKQEELEKMVMEAAK is encoded by the coding sequence ATGAAAGAAGTTAAATTGGAAGTTATTGGGCCTGAGCCGCCTTGCATGCGATGTCAAGCAGTCAAAAAAACTGTGGAAAAAGTGGCTGAAAAGCTTAAGCAAGTTGGCGTAATAGTAAACATCGAAAGAGTCAACATAATGTCGAAAGATGTAATCCAAAAATATGGTGTTTTAGTTTCTCCAGCTATAGCCATAAACGATACAGTTAAAGTTATGGGACGAATCCCAAAGCAAGAAGAATTGGAAAAAATGGTAATGGAAGCGGCTAAATAA